From the genome of Gemmatimonas phototrophica, one region includes:
- a CDS encoding sulfatase-like hydrolase/transferase, whose amino-acid sequence MTTTLLGRRLGLAGALGLVFAMAACGDAPPEAGKREDPRPNIVFVLLDDARYDDLIDHPFAALPNLKQLAAEGASFQHFYTAAPLCSPSRAVFMTGQYPYHNGITDNGERAERSHQIVTFPKLLHDVGYHTGFFGKWHMGHEDDSPRPGFDRWVSFVGQGVYFNPDLNIDGVPAKAQGYMTDILTNEAVSFIKAAPDSQPFLVFMAQKAVHPEIHPNYVRSFPPAPGDEQLYAQDTVPHGPSWRAPTTGKPALQRPHDASDPRSPKGGLPDSVVKDRLRMLSAIDRSLGVLIAALKARGVYDQTVFVVTSDQGFFYGEFGLAQERRLAYEPSIHIPLIVRHPALAKAGATPRALSSNVDIAPTLLAIGGAAIPASMDGRSLLPALAADTATIRQDMLIEYYSDKEFPRLQGMGYQAVRTDRYKFIRYKELQGMDELYDLQNDPHELDNLLPNRAPTAVLREMTVRLNALTSGKQQ is encoded by the coding sequence ATGACAACGACACTTCTGGGCAGACGGCTCGGACTGGCAGGGGCACTTGGATTGGTGTTTGCTATGGCAGCCTGCGGCGATGCGCCGCCGGAGGCGGGCAAGCGTGAAGATCCGCGCCCCAACATCGTCTTCGTCCTGCTGGACGATGCGCGCTACGACGATCTCATTGATCATCCGTTTGCCGCGCTCCCCAATCTGAAGCAGCTGGCCGCCGAAGGCGCGTCGTTTCAGCACTTCTATACGGCGGCCCCTCTCTGCTCGCCCAGTCGGGCGGTGTTCATGACCGGGCAGTATCCGTATCACAACGGGATCACCGACAACGGCGAACGGGCCGAGCGCAGTCATCAGATTGTTACCTTCCCCAAGTTGCTGCACGATGTGGGGTATCACACCGGCTTCTTCGGGAAGTGGCACATGGGGCACGAAGATGATTCTCCGCGCCCGGGCTTTGACCGGTGGGTGAGTTTTGTGGGGCAAGGTGTGTACTTCAACCCCGATCTCAACATTGACGGGGTCCCGGCCAAGGCGCAGGGGTACATGACCGACATCCTGACCAACGAAGCCGTGTCGTTCATCAAGGCAGCGCCCGACAGTCAGCCGTTTCTGGTGTTCATGGCGCAGAAGGCGGTGCATCCGGAGATTCACCCCAACTATGTGCGCTCATTTCCGCCGGCGCCGGGTGATGAGCAATTGTATGCGCAGGACACCGTACCGCATGGCCCCAGCTGGCGTGCCCCAACCACCGGCAAGCCGGCGCTCCAGCGACCCCATGATGCCAGCGACCCGCGCAGCCCCAAAGGCGGTCTCCCCGATAGTGTGGTGAAAGATCGCCTGCGCATGCTGAGTGCGATTGATCGCAGTCTGGGCGTACTCATTGCCGCCCTCAAAGCGCGCGGCGTCTACGACCAGACGGTGTTCGTGGTGACAAGTGATCAGGGGTTCTTTTACGGAGAGTTTGGCCTCGCCCAGGAACGCCGGCTGGCGTACGAACCCAGCATTCACATCCCGCTGATTGTCCGACATCCAGCGCTGGCCAAGGCGGGAGCGACACCACGCGCGCTCTCCAGCAACGTGGACATTGCTCCCACCCTGCTGGCCATTGGCGGCGCCGCCATCCCCGCGAGCATGGACGGTCGCTCTCTCCTCCCTGCCCTCGCCGCCGATACCGCCACCATCCGGCAGGACATGCTCATTGAGTATTACTCCGACAAGGAGTTCCCGCGTCTGCAGGGCATGGGCTATCAGGCCGTGCGCACCGATCGCTACAAGTTCATTCGCTACAAGGAACTGCAGGGAATGGACGAACTGTACGACCTGCAGAACGATCCGCATGAACTGGACAACCTACTCCCAAACCGCGCGCCAACCGCAGTACTGCGCGAGATGACGGTCCGGTTGAATGCGCTCACATCGGGGAAACAGCAGTAA
- a CDS encoding phenylalanine 4-monooxygenase has protein sequence MAVSQVLADGIGLTTTKAPYIEQAVANGEMYITQPYELYSAENHDTWQRLYARMQGLWQRHANRRFLDGLDTLCFEATKVPRLEDVNRFMAPRTGFRAKAVSGFVPAFNFFDCLSRREFPTTITIRDGQSLDYLPEPDIFHDIAGHVPMHTDPAFAETLVRFGACAHLAAEMVSGMTDRAEQRRRLSSIQNALQRYFWFTVEFGLMRGGTHDDITVYGSGLLSSYGEIVHSVTSDSVQRYPLQLEWVINQHFEIDHYQPLLFIVDDFEQLYEQVGTLEAWMKAGKLDNVTPGWRDMSEADVDSFLAASTEGRILL, from the coding sequence ATGGCGGTATCTCAGGTTCTTGCGGATGGCATCGGGCTCACTACGACCAAGGCTCCGTACATTGAGCAGGCGGTGGCCAATGGCGAGATGTATATCACGCAGCCGTACGAGCTGTATTCGGCGGAGAACCACGACACGTGGCAGCGGCTGTATGCGCGCATGCAGGGGTTGTGGCAGCGGCACGCCAATCGCCGTTTTCTCGATGGGCTGGATACGTTGTGCTTCGAGGCCACCAAGGTGCCGCGTTTGGAAGACGTGAACCGATTCATGGCGCCGCGCACGGGCTTTCGCGCCAAGGCCGTGAGTGGGTTCGTGCCGGCGTTCAACTTCTTCGATTGCCTGAGCCGTCGCGAGTTTCCCACCACGATCACCATTCGTGACGGGCAGTCGCTCGACTATCTCCCCGAGCCGGACATCTTTCACGACATTGCCGGGCACGTGCCCATGCACACCGACCCGGCCTTTGCCGAAACGCTGGTGCGCTTTGGGGCGTGCGCGCATCTGGCCGCCGAGATGGTGAGTGGCATGACCGACCGGGCCGAACAGCGGCGCCGATTGTCGAGCATTCAGAACGCGCTGCAGCGCTACTTCTGGTTCACCGTGGAATTCGGGCTCATGCGCGGCGGCACCCATGATGACATCACCGTCTACGGCTCAGGACTGCTCTCCAGCTATGGCGAGATCGTGCACAGCGTGACCAGCGACAGTGTGCAGCGCTATCCGCTGCAATTGGAGTGGGTCATCAATCAGCACTTCGAAATTGATCACTACCAGCCACTGCTGTTCATTGTGGACGACTTCGAGCAATTGTACGAGCAGGTGGGCACACTCGAAGCGTGGATGAAAGCCGGCAAGCTGGATAACGTGACCCCAGGCTGGCGCGACATGAGCGAGGCGGACGTGGACAGCTTTTTGGCGGCGAGCACAGAGGGGCGGATTCTTTTGTAA